Part of the Bacteroides fragilis NCTC 9343 genome is shown below.
ATATTAGTAAATAAGTGGTGAAAATCATAGTAAGCATCCATATCTGCTGAATACTGTATTATAGGATTTTCACATTTAATGATAACAGAATAGTCGCCCCTTCGGTTATAAAATATAGGAGTATTGTCTATTGTTTCAATACCAATATAAGGAGCTTCAAATTCACTTTTCTTTTTCATAAGCTTTATTTTTTTCTATCTCTTACAAAAGTGCGTGATACTATATATATGCCTTTTCGTTTATCTTTCTTGTGAAGTCCTTTTCTTTGTAATTTTGATGTTATTCCTAACCCTCCAAACATAACTATTACAAGCGTTATGCCTCCCCACATGAAAGAAGCTAGAGTAGAAACAATAGCACATAAAAGTAAAGCACTAATAATACAAGCTCCACCGATATAAATGAACTTGCCTTTAAATCCTTTGAAAATAAGGGGCTTTTGTAGCCCCTTATATACATTGTAACTAAGATGCTCTTTTGACATATTAGATTCCGAAGAATGCTTTTACGACAACACCTGATACAACGAGGAAGATACATGACCCCATCCAGCCCATAACAGCCTTTTGTACATCTTG
Proteins encoded:
- a CDS encoding DUF4133 domain-containing protein, translated to MSKEHLSYNVYKGLQKPLIFKGFKGKFIYIGGACIISALLLCAIVSTLASFMWGGITLVIVMFGGLGITSKLQRKGLHKKDKRKGIYIVSRTFVRDRKK